The following coding sequences lie in one Synechococcus sp. PCC 7336 genomic window:
- a CDS encoding Na(+)/H(+) antiporter subunit B, with translation MKWIYIAVGIALYIKMLVFPNLAIDSAELSIVESIVRDSGVPNTVSGIIFRNRLYDTIFEVVVFTIAILGVRFLLADEQPSSKIYQFTDRPSIVLARLGATIAALIGIELAIRGHLSPGGGFAAGVAGGTAIGLVAITSSSERMEAIYQRWHAATWEKVSVLIFIVLAVLSLVGMELPQGEFGTLVSGGWIPLLNLLVAIKVALGSWAAILVFIRYRGLL, from the coding sequence ATGAAGTGGATCTACATTGCGGTCGGGATAGCGTTGTACATTAAGATGCTCGTCTTCCCCAATCTGGCGATCGACTCAGCCGAGCTCTCGATCGTTGAGTCGATTGTGCGAGATAGCGGGGTGCCCAACACCGTTTCGGGCATTATTTTCAGAAACCGACTCTATGACACGATCTTCGAGGTTGTGGTCTTCACGATCGCGATCTTGGGAGTGCGATTTCTGTTGGCCGACGAACAACCTTCCAGCAAAATCTACCAATTCACCGATCGCCCCTCGATCGTGCTGGCACGCTTGGGAGCCACGATTGCGGCATTAATCGGTATCGAGCTAGCGATTCGGGGGCACTTGAGTCCAGGCGGTGGGTTTGCGGCGGGCGTCGCCGGCGGAACGGCGATTGGCCTTGTGGCCATCACCTCATCATCAGAACGGATGGAAGCGATTTACCAGCGCTGGCATGCCGCCACCTGGGAGAAGGTTTCGGTGCTGATTTTCATTGTGCTGGCGGTTCTGAGCCTGGTTGGTATGGAATTACCGCAGGGAGAGTTTGGCACCTTGGTCAGTGGTGGGTGGATTCCGCTGCTCAATCTTCTGGTTGCCATCAAAGTTGCCTTGGGGTCGTGGGCTGCCATTTTGGTTTTTATTCGCTATCGGGGATTGTTGTGA